In Bifidobacterium sp. ESL0745, one DNA window encodes the following:
- a CDS encoding glycosyltransferase, which yields MNTSEHSFHSRHKTAIFMALAGVIILLLECFAFNIQFWSTLGASRDSTSALNTLGSGLKRQKNGTLLVTDPTSAFLITQADGSSPYLRLDSAETTFRFTSPSRVQGAASSAGKTGDTDKGRSKFPLTTFQVRVDAAGHASHTRPVSTTVAHSLYLHIPKLDTGSPSTLVKVWIEEPAGTKVDVAAVHANVRVPFHADWGRVAAMAALVLLITAWMPASKLWRIRLDTTSIAQRIAFAVFIVIAAILTAVSITQSIWTNPSAFHEPDNYTYDFNQYGHMADSLIHGRTSIDLPVPQALKTTANPYDPHTREALLEQGVNPIYWDYAFYQNHWYSYFGVLPALLLFVPYRLVTSLFTPGGLMLPAGAAVALLLLVFVIFAALLVIRVLKMVRPNISVAAVSMAITLFVLGSQAGYLAFRLNFYSVPFAASMALSVMGIWFWLGVAGYQRADSSSESAIIRSEHNNLSQPLPQTKGKRRAGRHHMIVIGQAPPISWPHLSAGSLALAANFGCRPTFALVALLAFPIFWPQIREIFRKTPTPVLNPCNGPTKSDKTKQDDSTDRTQKNKTTAANHSGNTPVTDKRNAKRKAVGMVLCSMLLPALVVVVPLCIYNAVRFGSPFNFGERYQITVADMTHYRNTAVNLLPTVGYYLFLPLRFSHEFPFLTINPTPLPSWSYAEPMVGGLFALCPALLVVALLLLPSVRRHIRRSGLLRTILTALPLALLLLLVDSLKGGIGWRYMVDFGWLVALSAVVVLGVILGDARPCRDTGMLSAKMRSHVGTHETSTSLPQPNPRNQFGKLIPHRAATSRSPRSRIDWGLVAIRLVMLLLVLLSIILAFFTMFVPGREDALTRTDPVTFQAVASWFMIG from the coding sequence GTGAACACTTCCGAGCATAGCTTCCACTCGCGCCACAAGACCGCCATATTCATGGCCCTGGCGGGGGTGATCATACTCCTGCTCGAATGTTTCGCATTCAATATCCAGTTCTGGAGCACCCTAGGTGCCAGCCGGGATTCCACCTCTGCGCTGAATACGCTTGGATCAGGGCTCAAACGCCAAAAGAATGGGACACTGCTCGTCACCGATCCCACCTCGGCGTTTCTGATAACACAGGCCGACGGCAGTTCACCCTACCTTCGTCTGGATTCGGCCGAAACGACATTCCGGTTCACATCGCCCTCACGCGTGCAGGGAGCTGCAAGTAGCGCAGGAAAAACCGGTGACACGGACAAAGGCAGGTCGAAATTTCCGCTGACCACCTTCCAAGTCCGGGTCGATGCCGCTGGACACGCTTCCCATACCCGTCCCGTTTCCACGACCGTCGCTCATTCCCTTTACCTTCATATTCCAAAACTCGACACGGGATCCCCATCCACCCTCGTCAAGGTTTGGATTGAAGAACCGGCAGGCACGAAGGTCGACGTCGCCGCCGTACACGCCAATGTACGTGTGCCGTTCCATGCCGATTGGGGACGCGTGGCGGCCATGGCGGCACTCGTTCTGCTGATCACGGCATGGATGCCGGCGTCAAAGCTGTGGCGCATTCGCTTGGACACCACAAGCATCGCTCAACGGATTGCGTTCGCCGTATTCATCGTCATCGCCGCCATTCTTACGGCGGTATCCATAACGCAATCGATATGGACAAACCCTTCGGCATTTCACGAGCCTGACAATTACACCTACGATTTCAACCAATACGGCCATATGGCCGACTCGCTCATTCACGGCCGAACCTCAATCGACCTGCCGGTGCCACAGGCGCTCAAAACCACCGCCAATCCCTATGATCCGCACACGAGGGAAGCACTGCTTGAGCAAGGCGTCAACCCGATCTATTGGGACTATGCCTTCTACCAGAACCATTGGTATTCCTATTTCGGCGTGTTGCCAGCCTTGCTCCTGTTCGTGCCGTACCGTTTGGTGACTTCGCTGTTCACCCCTGGCGGTCTGATGCTTCCGGCAGGTGCTGCCGTGGCGCTGCTGCTGCTCGTCTTTGTCATTTTCGCAGCCTTGCTGGTCATCCGGGTACTCAAAATGGTGCGTCCAAATATTTCCGTAGCCGCTGTTTCTATGGCCATCACCCTGTTCGTGCTAGGTTCACAGGCAGGATACCTTGCGTTCCGCCTGAATTTCTATTCGGTACCATTCGCGGCTTCGATGGCCCTGAGCGTCATGGGCATTTGGTTTTGGCTTGGCGTGGCAGGATATCAACGTGCCGATTCAAGCAGTGAATCAGCAATCATTCGGTCTGAGCACAACAATCTATCGCAGCCCTTGCCACAGACAAAAGGAAAACGCCGGGCAGGCCGACATCATATGATCGTCATTGGCCAAGCACCGCCGATTTCGTGGCCGCATCTGTCGGCGGGATCATTGGCTTTGGCAGCGAATTTCGGTTGCCGACCTACGTTCGCACTGGTCGCTTTATTGGCCTTTCCGATATTCTGGCCTCAAATCCGCGAGATATTTCGGAAAACGCCGACGCCCGTTCTAAATCCCTGTAACGGCCCCACCAAGTCAGACAAGACCAAACAAGACGATTCTACCGACAGGACACAAAAAAACAAGACGACAGCCGCCAATCATTCCGGTAACACACCGGTTACAGACAAACGAAACGCAAAACGCAAGGCCGTCGGCATGGTATTGTGCTCGATGCTGTTGCCCGCTTTGGTTGTGGTTGTGCCATTGTGCATCTATAACGCGGTCCGTTTCGGCTCGCCCTTCAATTTCGGCGAACGCTACCAGATCACCGTGGCCGATATGACCCATTACCGCAACACCGCCGTGAACCTGCTGCCGACGGTCGGCTATTACCTGTTCCTGCCATTGCGGTTCTCACACGAATTCCCATTCCTCACCATCAACCCGACGCCTCTGCCATCCTGGAGTTATGCGGAGCCGATGGTCGGCGGCCTGTTCGCGCTGTGCCCGGCACTGCTCGTCGTCGCGCTGTTGCTCCTGCCAAGCGTAAGACGGCATATCCGCCGCTCAGGATTGCTGCGAACCATACTGACGGCGTTGCCGCTGGCCTTGCTGCTTTTGCTTGTTGACAGCCTCAAAGGCGGTATCGGCTGGCGCTACATGGTCGATTTCGGATGGTTGGTCGCCCTGAGCGCTGTTGTGGTGCTTGGCGTGATTCTGGGGGATGCAAGGCCATGCCGTGACACCGGAATGCTCTCGGCAAAGATGCGGTCCCATGTGGGCACACACGAAACATCAACATCATTGCCACAACCGAACCCTCGTAATCAGTTCGGAAAACTGATACCTCACCGTGCTGCCACATCCCGATCTCCCCGATCACGTATCGATTGGGGGCTTGTCGCCATACGCTTGGTCATGCTCCTGCTTGTGCTATTGAGCATCATTCTGGCGTTCTTCACCATGTTCGTTCCCGGACGTGAAGACGCCCTGACACGCACCGACCCCGTGACATTTCAGGCCGTCGCCTCGTGGTTCATGATTGGGTGA
- a CDS encoding amidohydrolase family protein, with the protein MHAPRNTAIEPFAIEHATVATGNLDGRTLSDTTVVVDGLGKIREIGPSSSVVVPPGYHRLDGTGKVVSPGMINGHTHTFSQGKPLDPKGSTPEGQRKTAKIMHSAPGKLFMYETSKSNIMTLLNSGVTTIRTVGDVGYEVVAIRDRINAGKMVGPRIMAAGPMLAIPDGHGAPLVAMESTTPEEARSEAEYSIDHGVNALKIAATGGVTDSQVLGEAGAPQMTEEQMRAICEAAHANDIIVAAHAQSEEGVRRALKAGVDTIEHGCTLDDELTDLFLHNPNSLRGWSALEPTLSAGLPMKYLSQETLNMTDIQMQNSVPVVEGMVNGAKQAHEAGIKVGVGTDSAMPFVPQYGTWREMALLVRFAGFTPAESFHAGTQVTAEILGLSDETGSLEVGKSADLLVLNENPVDNLRTLEKPLLVVAAGHPIFHPQVNRFDDMEAQLDEAYK; encoded by the coding sequence ATGCACGCACCACGTAATACCGCTATAGAACCATTCGCCATCGAACACGCCACCGTTGCCACCGGCAACCTCGACGGCCGCACCTTAAGCGACACTACCGTCGTCGTTGACGGCCTCGGCAAGATCCGCGAGATCGGCCCCTCATCGAGTGTCGTGGTGCCTCCGGGCTACCACAGGTTGGACGGTACCGGCAAGGTCGTTTCCCCCGGCATGATCAACGGCCACACCCACACGTTCTCGCAGGGCAAGCCGCTCGACCCGAAAGGCAGCACGCCTGAAGGCCAGCGCAAAACCGCGAAGATCATGCATTCGGCGCCGGGCAAGCTCTTTATGTATGAGACCAGCAAGTCCAATATCATGACGCTGCTCAACTCCGGGGTCACCACGATCCGCACCGTGGGCGATGTCGGCTATGAAGTCGTCGCCATCCGCGACCGCATCAACGCCGGTAAAATGGTCGGTCCGCGCATCATGGCCGCAGGCCCCATGCTCGCGATCCCCGACGGCCACGGCGCACCGCTCGTCGCCATGGAAAGCACTACCCCCGAAGAAGCGCGCAGCGAGGCCGAATACAGCATCGACCACGGCGTCAACGCACTCAAAATCGCGGCGACTGGCGGCGTCACCGACTCGCAGGTGCTCGGCGAGGCCGGTGCCCCGCAGATGACAGAGGAACAGATGCGCGCTATCTGCGAGGCCGCGCACGCCAACGACATCATCGTCGCCGCCCACGCCCAAAGCGAGGAAGGCGTTCGCCGCGCGTTGAAGGCCGGCGTCGACACCATCGAACATGGCTGCACGCTGGACGACGAACTGACCGATCTCTTCCTGCACAACCCGAATTCGTTGCGCGGCTGGAGCGCGTTGGAACCGACGCTTTCCGCGGGTCTGCCGATGAAGTATCTTTCACAGGAAACACTGAACATGACCGACATCCAGATGCAGAACTCCGTGCCTGTGGTCGAAGGCATGGTCAACGGCGCCAAGCAGGCGCACGAGGCCGGCATCAAGGTCGGCGTCGGCACCGATTCCGCCATGCCGTTCGTGCCGCAGTATGGCACCTGGCGCGAGATGGCGCTGCTCGTTCGCTTCGCCGGCTTCACCCCGGCCGAATCGTTCCACGCCGGCACGCAAGTCACCGCCGAAATCCTCGGCCTGAGCGATGAGACCGGTTCGTTGGAGGTCGGCAAGTCCGCCGATCTGCTGGTCTTGAACGAGAACCCCGTCGACAACCTGCGCACACTGGAGAAGCCGCTGCTCGTGGTCGCAGCCGGCCACCCGATCTTCCATCCGCAGGTCAATCGTTTCGACGACA
- a CDS encoding energy-coupling factor transporter ATPase — protein MTTVPRKSTETEPATPYGSESSALAYRTDRNTSSSSETNRAANSDANQANVANGFAARLKNTCFSYDSGKSWVLDGINLDIHAGERLCLVGPNGSGKSTLARLVAGLAAPDSGSVTLLGCDVFCEGIPHSDLYRKARKGIGAVFQNPVDQIITTVVGDDVAFGPENLALDPKEITTRVNESLDAVEMSGFLNADPSRMSGGQQQRTAIAGILAMRPKMIVLDEPTAMLDLAAQHDVLRVLDNLQKAGTTIVHVTHRPEELKAADRIVSLENGRLIELNLTEATLRLSVTNADDIGMFKSDGLVIDGGLGKPGNIHAAKPADRQNRFGTDDTKVSEPTVSGNSSLHSFKDHKEPDTAPTPDPRYSSGEPAISFEHVSFRYPKSDTDTLHDFSMRIEQGEVVAIMGRNGTGKTTLTKLMTALSKPDDGTINVAGIDLGSMKRRDKKALRSSVGLVMQQPEHQLFAETVRQDVAYGPSNQDLPQQVVDQRVDRALNLLGISALAERSPFSLSGGQQRLAAIAGIIACDPRILILDEPTAGLDATASERIYALVRTLNTHGVTIVMITHSPRQARQLADRVITLGEPVTADANTADEQAAASANRDFTATKSVDTTPQFQSSPASCGALSSTTEACWTRADGNSTNPTGKTTQPVIEHRHSETRQTAKSNLDRTAQPTKSKPGKTTQSIKSSFGEATDKVAKRNTSGGRSKVHNGKSIIERLDSRVKLVVFLVLMFTSFIVSSLPQLGLTAVMVIILAAAAKLGPKQLFRSMRGFLVLLLVMGVINMLFVRTGKPLVTFWNFPITDEGVMAAVLYTCRFGLVILLGIILLQTTTPTALTDGFGSLLSPLRKLGLHTQELALVMSLALRFLPTLADEARNIMDAQAARGGSIETGSPTKRIKALVAIIVPIFAGALRHSDNLSLALDARCYEEGIRRTHWNAMRIRGRDMMFILLCALYLVVLLSLKAGLLSVVRL, from the coding sequence ATGACTACGGTTCCCCGCAAATCCACCGAAACCGAGCCTGCAACACCTTACGGCAGCGAAAGCTCGGCTTTGGCATATCGTACCGATCGCAATACAAGCAGCTCCTCGGAAACTAACCGTGCCGCAAATTCCGATGCTAATCAAGCAAACGTTGCCAACGGCTTCGCCGCCCGGCTTAAGAACACCTGTTTCAGTTATGACAGCGGCAAATCATGGGTGTTGGACGGCATCAACCTTGATATCCACGCCGGCGAACGCCTCTGCCTGGTGGGACCCAACGGTTCGGGCAAATCGACGTTGGCCAGGCTTGTCGCCGGCCTTGCCGCGCCCGACAGCGGTTCGGTGACCTTGCTCGGCTGCGACGTGTTTTGTGAAGGCATCCCGCACAGCGACCTGTATCGGAAAGCGCGCAAGGGCATCGGAGCGGTGTTCCAGAATCCGGTGGACCAGATCATCACCACCGTCGTCGGCGACGATGTGGCGTTCGGCCCGGAAAACCTTGCTCTCGACCCGAAAGAAATCACCACACGGGTCAACGAGTCCTTGGATGCCGTGGAAATGAGTGGTTTCCTCAACGCTGATCCCTCCCGAATGAGCGGTGGCCAGCAGCAACGTACCGCCATCGCCGGCATACTGGCCATGCGCCCGAAGATGATCGTGCTTGACGAACCGACTGCGATGCTCGACCTGGCTGCCCAACACGATGTGCTTCGCGTGCTTGACAACCTGCAGAAGGCCGGCACCACGATCGTCCATGTCACGCACCGGCCGGAGGAACTGAAAGCGGCCGATCGCATTGTAAGTCTCGAAAACGGCAGGTTAATCGAGCTCAACCTGACCGAGGCCACGTTGCGGCTTTCAGTGACCAACGCCGACGATATCGGCATGTTCAAGTCCGATGGCCTCGTCATCGATGGGGGGCTTGGCAAACCGGGCAACATACACGCCGCAAAACCCGCAGATAGACAGAATCGTTTCGGAACCGACGACACCAAAGTATCAGAACCGACCGTTTCCGGCAATTCGTCCTTGCACAGCTTCAAAGACCATAAAGAACCAGACACGGCACCAACGCCAGATCCCCGATATTCTTCCGGTGAACCAGCCATCAGTTTCGAACACGTTTCGTTCCGTTATCCCAAATCGGATACCGATACCCTGCACGACTTCTCGATGCGTATCGAACAGGGCGAGGTCGTGGCCATCATGGGCCGCAACGGGACTGGCAAAACAACGCTGACCAAGCTCATGACCGCGTTATCAAAACCTGATGACGGCACCATCAACGTGGCCGGCATCGATTTGGGTTCGATGAAGCGACGGGACAAAAAAGCCTTGCGTTCCAGCGTCGGGTTGGTGATGCAACAGCCGGAACACCAGCTGTTCGCCGAAACCGTGCGGCAGGATGTGGCCTACGGCCCCAGTAACCAAGACCTGCCGCAGCAGGTGGTCGACCAGCGCGTGGATAGAGCCTTGAATCTGCTTGGCATCAGTGCACTTGCCGAACGCTCTCCCTTCTCACTTTCCGGCGGACAGCAACGGCTTGCGGCCATCGCGGGCATCATCGCCTGCGACCCGCGAATCCTCATCCTCGACGAGCCGACCGCCGGGCTTGACGCCACGGCCAGCGAACGCATCTACGCGCTGGTGCGCACGCTCAACACGCACGGCGTCACCATCGTGATGATCACCCATTCCCCGCGTCAGGCGCGTCAACTTGCCGACCGCGTCATCACGCTGGGCGAACCGGTGACAGCGGACGCGAACACTGCCGACGAACAAGCTGCAGCGAGTGCAAACCGTGACTTCACAGCGACCAAATCCGTTGATACAACGCCACAATTCCAATCCAGTCCGGCAAGCTGTGGCGCATTATCATCGACAACTGAGGCTTGTTGGACCCGTGCCGACGGCAACTCTACCAATCCAACAGGCAAGACCACACAACCGGTCATCGAACACCGGCACAGCGAAACGAGACAAACCGCCAAATCCAACCTAGACCGGACTGCGCAACCCACCAAATCAAAGCCTGGAAAGACAACACAATCCATCAAATCCTCGTTTGGCGAGGCAACGGACAAGGTAGCCAAACGCAACACATCCGGCGGACGGAGCAAGGTTCATAATGGCAAAAGCATCATCGAGCGGCTCGATTCACGCGTCAAACTCGTTGTATTCCTTGTGCTGATGTTCACCTCGTTCATAGTCAGCTCCCTGCCGCAACTGGGATTGACTGCAGTGATGGTCATCATCCTCGCTGCCGCAGCCAAACTTGGTCCGAAACAGCTTTTCCGCTCAATGCGCGGATTCCTGGTATTGCTATTGGTAATGGGCGTGATCAACATGCTTTTCGTACGTACCGGCAAACCGTTGGTGACCTTCTGGAATTTTCCCATCACCGACGAGGGCGTGATGGCCGCGGTGCTCTATACCTGCCGTTTCGGGCTGGTCATTCTGCTGGGAATCATCCTTCTGCAGACCACGACGCCCACTGCGCTTACCGACGGCTTCGGCTCTCTGCTTTCACCATTACGAAAACTCGGTCTCCATACCCAGGAACTGGCGCTGGTCATGAGCCTTGCGCTGCGCTTCCTGCCGACACTGGCTGACGAAGCCCGCAACATCATGGACGCACAGGCGGCGCGCGGCGGCAGCATCGAAACCGGTTCCCCAACCAAACGCATCAAGGCGCTGGTGGCCATCATCGTCCCCATTTTCGCCGGCGCGCTGCGTCATTCGGACAATCTTTCGCTTGCGCTCGACGCGCGCTGCTACGAGGAAGGCATACGGCGCACCCACTGGAACGCCATGCGGATACGTGGCAGGGACATGATGTTTATCCTCCTGTGCGCGCTGTATCTGGTGGTGCTGCTCAGTCTCAAGGCCGGATTGCTTTCGGTAGTACGCCTGTAA
- the ppgK gene encoding polyphosphate--glucose phosphotransferase: MIETAQAFGVDIGGSGIKAAPVDLEKGEFALPRLKILTPEVSTPDAVAAIVRQELEHFEVPAGAPVGIAFPAPIKPGKPLDFIANLDKSWIGLDVTEVFSKACNRPVTVVNDADAAGLAEQQYGAAKGEDGLVIATTLGTGIGTALIYKGVLLPNTELGHIQLEKGKGEAEKYAASSVRDKKSLGYKKWAKRLTKYYGLLEKYFSPDLFVVGGGVSRMADKFIPYIDIKTPIVQAKLRNEAGIVGAAYYATTRLV, translated from the coding sequence ATGATTGAGACAGCACAGGCCTTTGGCGTTGATATCGGCGGTTCTGGTATCAAGGCTGCTCCAGTGGATTTGGAAAAAGGCGAATTCGCTTTACCGCGTTTGAAGATCCTTACTCCCGAGGTCTCTACCCCCGATGCCGTTGCGGCCATCGTGCGTCAAGAACTCGAACATTTTGAGGTGCCGGCCGGCGCCCCGGTGGGCATTGCGTTCCCGGCCCCCATCAAGCCTGGCAAGCCGCTCGATTTCATTGCCAACCTCGACAAGTCATGGATCGGCCTCGATGTTACCGAAGTCTTCTCCAAGGCATGCAACCGTCCTGTCACCGTAGTCAATGATGCGGATGCGGCAGGCCTTGCCGAACAGCAGTATGGTGCGGCCAAGGGTGAGGACGGTCTGGTTATCGCGACTACGCTCGGTACCGGTATCGGCACGGCGCTTATCTACAAAGGTGTGCTGCTGCCCAACACGGAGCTCGGCCATATCCAGCTTGAAAAAGGCAAGGGTGAGGCCGAAAAGTACGCGGCATCCTCCGTACGCGACAAGAAGAGCCTCGGATACAAGAAGTGGGCCAAGCGTCTGACCAAATATTACGGATTGCTTGAAAAGTATTTCAGTCCGGATCTTTTCGTCGTCGGCGGCGGCGTGAGCCGTATGGCCGACAAGTTCATTCCTTATATTGACATCAAGACCCCGATCGTGCAGGCCAAGCTGCGCAACGAGGCTGGTATTGTAGGTGCTGCGTATTATGCAACCACCAGACTTGTCTGA
- a CDS encoding pyridoxal phosphate-dependent aminotransferase: protein MRFSSRVGSTRLNLIAKAEAAARNQGIALETVNDSNPTRHGLAPNQVPGVYTADPRGPLAARQQLARFLTKRNLKEAAAEHNPSVSVDPNRLYLLSSTSEAYSWLFKLVCDPGDIVLGPKPGYPLIESIGGLENVDTLEYQLRFDGSWFIDVAWLRELLGSGQGQKIQAIVLINPNNPTGSYVKPDEREELVALCREHDVAIIADEVFFDYSLEPFVGNRRLAGERGALTFALDGFSKLLAAPHAKVGWIEVSGPGELVQEAQRRLDIIADDYLPFSDIIAERMPELLGAVSGQLDRVRQRIRTNLKRLHTILDEDEAGMVSLLRAEGGWNVLLRFPSVIDENVLVLRLIHDFNLTGQPGYYFDMTENGYLAVSLLPEPEVFERNIRAILAVVSRELDMV from the coding sequence ATGCGTTTTTCGTCAAGGGTGGGTTCGACGCGGCTCAACCTAATCGCCAAGGCAGAGGCTGCGGCCCGCAACCAGGGAATTGCGTTGGAAACCGTGAACGATTCCAACCCGACAAGGCACGGCCTTGCACCAAACCAAGTGCCAGGCGTTTATACTGCAGACCCGCGCGGCCCGTTGGCGGCGCGGCAACAGCTGGCCCGGTTTCTGACCAAACGCAATCTCAAAGAGGCGGCTGCGGAACACAATCCTTCGGTATCGGTCGATCCGAATCGGCTTTACCTGCTCAGCTCCACTTCCGAGGCCTATTCCTGGCTGTTCAAGCTGGTGTGCGATCCGGGCGACATTGTTCTGGGGCCCAAGCCCGGCTACCCGCTGATCGAGTCCATCGGCGGGTTGGAGAACGTGGACACGTTGGAATATCAGTTGCGCTTCGATGGCTCATGGTTCATCGATGTCGCTTGGCTTCGTGAACTATTGGGAAGTGGTCAAGGGCAAAAGATACAGGCCATCGTCCTCATCAACCCCAACAATCCCACCGGTTCGTATGTCAAACCCGACGAGCGCGAGGAACTGGTGGCGTTATGCCGCGAACACGATGTCGCCATCATCGCCGATGAGGTTTTCTTTGATTATTCTTTGGAACCGTTTGTTGGCAACCGTCGGCTGGCAGGGGAGAGAGGTGCGCTGACCTTTGCGCTTGACGGTTTTTCCAAGCTCCTGGCTGCCCCGCATGCCAAAGTCGGCTGGATCGAAGTCAGCGGACCTGGCGAACTGGTGCAGGAGGCTCAGCGCAGGCTTGACATCATCGCCGACGATTATCTGCCGTTCAGCGATATCATCGCCGAGCGGATGCCAGAATTGCTCGGTGCCGTTTCAGGGCAGCTCGATCGTGTGCGGCAACGCATCAGAACCAATCTCAAGCGGCTGCATACGATATTGGATGAGGACGAGGCGGGTATGGTTTCGCTGCTGCGTGCCGAAGGCGGTTGGAACGTGCTGTTGCGTTTCCCGTCGGTTATCGACGAGAATGTGTTGGTGCTTCGCCTCATCCACGATTTCAACCTGACCGGGCAGCCCGGCTATTATTTCGACATGACCGAAAACGGTTATCTTGCGGTCTCGCTGTTGCCAGAGCCAGAAGTCTTCGAGCGCAATATTAGGGCTATTCTTGCGGTGGTTTCCCGAGAGCTTGATATGGTTTGA
- a CDS encoding glycosyltransferase: protein MTQNEKTVETGAGEGKGLAYPAVSPIEKLAIVVVTYKRQKLLAGLFESIKALKVAPWRVVVVDNEHSNETKGMVEDFSTDITVQWGKTEPDDSGNTARVVYAPQKGNIGGSGGFSNGVKKAYELGAEWFWVMDDDVAVLPNAIEQLAKWTPRHDVIQGSRLDYDGGPFYWQYDFIVPLGIPNPIAPAAFGPSGYRTMDTMCFEGGLFRRNIVERIGLPDPRFFIYWDDTIYGYLASKVTDPIVVNDKIIQRTRDIGNWDIAGLRQLNSTSDMNRYHIMRNRGYMARYFMAHGDYRPALFGLGTLLTAAKEVIRILAVDREHVKPGLKAIAKGWVDSRKLLHDPNWQPMPPLK, encoded by the coding sequence ATGACTCAAAACGAGAAAACTGTGGAAACCGGTGCCGGAGAAGGCAAGGGGCTCGCGTACCCCGCGGTGTCACCGATCGAGAAACTGGCGATCGTCGTGGTGACCTACAAACGACAGAAACTGCTGGCCGGCCTGTTCGAGTCGATCAAGGCACTCAAGGTGGCCCCGTGGCGTGTGGTCGTGGTCGACAACGAGCACAGCAATGAGACCAAGGGCATGGTCGAAGATTTTTCTACCGACATCACTGTGCAGTGGGGTAAGACCGAACCGGACGATAGCGGCAACACCGCTCGTGTGGTCTACGCCCCTCAGAAGGGCAATATCGGTGGTTCCGGCGGATTCTCTAATGGAGTGAAGAAAGCTTACGAACTGGGTGCTGAGTGGTTCTGGGTGATGGACGACGATGTGGCGGTGCTGCCAAACGCCATCGAGCAACTGGCCAAGTGGACGCCGCGTCACGACGTGATTCAGGGTTCGCGCCTCGACTATGACGGTGGCCCCTTCTACTGGCAGTATGATTTCATCGTGCCGTTGGGTATCCCGAACCCCATTGCCCCGGCCGCGTTCGGCCCTTCCGGATACCGTACAATGGATACGATGTGTTTCGAAGGCGGCTTGTTCCGCCGCAATATCGTCGAGCGGATCGGCCTGCCCGATCCCCGCTTTTTCATCTATTGGGATGATACGATTTACGGCTATCTGGCCAGCAAGGTGACCGATCCGATCGTAGTCAACGACAAGATCATTCAGCGCACCCGCGATATCGGCAATTGGGACATCGCCGGCCTGCGCCAGCTCAATTCCACCTCCGACATGAACCGGTACCATATCATGCGCAACCGCGGCTACATGGCCCGTTACTTCATGGCCCATGGCGATTATCGACCGGCCTTGTTCGGTTTGGGAACGCTGCTTACGGCGGCCAAGGAGGTCATCCGTATCCTCGCCGTCGACCGCGAACACGTCAAGCCCGGGCTCAAGGCCATCGCCAAGGGCTGGGTCGATTCGCGCAAACTGTTGCACGACCCGAATTGGCAACCGATGCCGCCACTGAAGTAA
- a CDS encoding ECF transporter S component, which translates to MKETGLTMSDISDTQNSSDSHSRDKTQSSHSTGVADQGRWSTQRIAVYALFVALAMVASFIEFPIMPGTPWLKYDLSGIICLVAGFAFGPMAAFIVSVLSWIPHLFMNPWGAIMSIAVSVFLSVPAAMVYKRMRTRVGALVGILVGIVFGLIAAIGGNLLITPIYAHMTTAQVLKMVVPVLLPFNLIKFAIHGVVTFIIYKPISNLLNR; encoded by the coding sequence ATGAAAGAAACGGGGCTCACTATGAGCGATATTTCTGATACCCAAAATTCGTCTGATTCCCATAGCCGGGACAAGACGCAATCCTCACACTCCACCGGCGTGGCCGACCAAGGGCGCTGGTCCACCCAACGCATCGCGGTCTATGCGCTTTTTGTGGCGCTGGCCATGGTTGCCTCTTTCATTGAGTTCCCGATCATGCCGGGCACCCCGTGGCTCAAGTACGACCTTTCCGGCATTATCTGCCTGGTAGCGGGCTTCGCATTCGGACCGATGGCGGCCTTCATCGTCAGCGTCTTGAGCTGGATTCCCCACCTCTTCATGAACCCATGGGGCGCCATCATGTCCATTGCGGTCTCCGTGTTCCTGAGCGTTCCGGCTGCGATGGTCTACAAGCGCATGCGCACCCGCGTCGGAGCATTGGTCGGCATCCTGGTCGGCATCGTATTCGGACTTATCGCGGCCATCGGCGGCAATCTTTTGATTACCCCGATCTACGCGCATATGACCACCGCCCAGGTGCTGAAGATGGTCGTACCGGTTCTTCTGCCGTTCAACCTCATCAAATTCGCGATTCACGGCGTGGTGACCTTCATCATCTACAAGCCGATCTCGAATCTCTTGAACCGATAG